The proteins below come from a single Amphiura filiformis chromosome 15, Afil_fr2py, whole genome shotgun sequence genomic window:
- the LOC140170879 gene encoding uncharacterized protein yields MLKKHSFATSLKAHSTIRKALVHPKDERDPLQTAEAVYEIPCKSCPKTYIGETGRLLSTRLKEHKSEADKASEKTFTRAQKKASTTETYKSAIAEHTATNNRVIGWEEAKVIDQEANKTTRWLKEAIWIRSRETIASG; encoded by the exons ATGTTAAAAAAACATAGTTTCGCAACATCGTTAAAAGCACATTCCACCATCCGCAAGGCTCTTGTACACCCAAAGGACGAGCGAGACCCGCTCCAGACAGCCGAGGCGGTTTATGAAATTCCGTGTAAGAGCTGCCCAAAAACATACATAGGAGAAACGGGTCGCCTTTTGTCTACGAGACTAAAAGAACATAAATCGGAAGCAGACAAAGCTAGTGAGAAAACTTTCACCAGAGCACAGAAGAAGGCGTCAACCACAGAAACTTACAAATCAGCCATAGCTGAACACACAGCAACTAATAATCGCgtgattgggtgggaggaggccaaAGTCATCGACCAAGAGGCTAACAAAACAACCCGTTGGCTCAAAGAGGCCATCTGGATTAGGAGCagag AGACTATTGCAAGTGGATGA